From the Candidatus Omnitrophota bacterium genome, one window contains:
- a CDS encoding FecR domain-containing protein, whose product MNAKGCCTEWEQEIILYLDNELSSDGCGRVEKHLKRCENCANFYYGAEREERLLAGALRQQAKTGYHTLAIADNVMDALPGFQPITLSRRSKDLGLFFSQFLMDQGRRHAAIAASILVCILGMYATLQMGYVTEEPFIHIERSGVLVSSPYRQPYFIVRPEGEFFEFPDGSVIYASPNTLFSVENYPEIEEKNSVGMERRIRLQSGELFIDVQPREEGFTVVCPNGTAKVVGTQFYVNVTSGATKITTVAVREGIVLVETKGRNTRTAAGQMTRLWSMSNGKKISLQLPEPTRLDLKRRLDVFNQCIGDRSAQMLVPQRELYDLGHPLDLDTIVSPFLTDRE is encoded by the coding sequence ATGAACGCTAAGGGTTGCTGCACCGAATGGGAACAAGAAATTATCCTTTACCTGGATAACGAACTGTCCTCTGACGGTTGCGGACGAGTCGAGAAACATCTTAAACGGTGCGAAAATTGCGCCAATTTCTACTACGGCGCCGAGCGGGAAGAACGCTTATTGGCTGGAGCGTTGCGGCAACAAGCGAAAACGGGATATCATACGCTGGCTATCGCCGACAACGTTATGGACGCTTTGCCCGGTTTTCAACCTATTACTCTTAGCCGCCGTTCTAAAGATTTAGGCTTATTCTTCTCCCAATTCCTCATGGATCAGGGACGCCGACACGCCGCCATCGCCGCTTCCATCCTGGTTTGCATCCTAGGCATGTACGCTACCTTGCAAATGGGATACGTTACCGAGGAACCGTTCATCCATATTGAAAGAAGCGGCGTACTTGTCAGTTCCCCCTACCGCCAACCGTATTTTATCGTGCGTCCGGAAGGAGAATTCTTCGAATTCCCAGACGGATCCGTGATTTACGCCTCTCCCAATACGCTGTTCTCGGTGGAGAACTATCCGGAAATCGAGGAAAAGAACAGCGTAGGAATGGAAAGACGCATCCGATTGCAGTCAGGCGAGCTGTTCATCGACGTTCAGCCTCGCGAAGAAGGCTTCACCGTAGTCTGCCCCAACGGGACAGCTAAAGTTGTTGGCACACAGTTTTATGTCAACGTTACATCCGGCGCCACTAAAATCACGACTGTCGCTGTTCGCGAAGGCATCGTATTAGTGGAGACGAAAGGACGGAATACTCGCACCGCGGCAGGGCAAATGACACGCTTATGGTCGATGAGCAACGGCAAGAAAATCAGTCTGCAATTGCCGGAACCCACCCGGCTCGATCTGAAGCGGCGTTTGGATGTTTTCAATCAATGCATCGGCGACCGCAGCGCTCAGATGCTGGTTCCGCAACGAGAACTTTACGATCTCGGCCATCCTCTCGACCTTGATACCATTGTTTCGCCGTTCCTCACCGATCGGGAATAA
- a CDS encoding sigma-70 family RNA polymerase sigma factor, translating into MMIENAEATLVQQVLAGKRECYRPLVEKYQKKVFLLANSMIGNAAESQDIAQEAFLLAYSKLRELKDINKFGSWLFGITRNLCYACLRKKKVEPESFDDLKYQERIPNVVPLAPTTDDGLRLQETLMSRLEQLPEKYRTLLRLKYLEDYSYEEISELLDMPVDLVRSRLFEGRRMLREQVERIRSANNER; encoded by the coding sequence TCGAAAACGCCGAAGCCACATTAGTACAGCAAGTATTGGCCGGAAAGCGGGAATGCTACCGCCCTTTGGTGGAGAAGTATCAAAAAAAGGTATTTCTCCTGGCCAATAGCATGATTGGCAATGCGGCGGAATCGCAGGATATCGCCCAGGAAGCGTTTCTTTTAGCTTACAGCAAGTTGCGCGAATTGAAAGACATAAACAAATTCGGCTCCTGGCTGTTTGGCATAACGAGAAACCTCTGTTACGCCTGTTTGCGAAAGAAAAAAGTCGAACCGGAATCCTTTGACGACCTTAAATACCAGGAACGGATTCCCAACGTTGTTCCTCTGGCGCCCACGACGGATGACGGCTTGCGGTTGCAGGAAACCTTAATGAGCCGGTTGGAGCAGTTGCCGGAGAAATATCGAACTTTACTGAGATTAAAATATCTGGAAGATTATTCTTACGAAGAAATTTCTGAATTGTTGGACATGCCGGTCGACCTGGTGCGATCCAGGTTATTCGAAGGCCGGCGGATGCTGCGCGAACAAGTGGAAAGAATACGGAGCGCGAATAATGAACGCTAA